The sequence TTGTAAAACATATCTTTATGATTTATTCTCTTGTTCTGCTAAATTCTGCCTGAGTGGTTGTTTGGCATTCAGCTAGTTTTTATTTAGGTTAGTACTTCTAGGGTTTCAATACCTATGTTGCACAGCCTTGTTTTTTGTGTCTCATATGTAGCCTCGTCTTGCTGGAGTAAAAAGTGCTAGAAACCAAAACCTGAAGGTTGTAGAAGTTAACGAGTTTTACAGTTACAGTGATTTTGGTCTATATTCTAAGAAAGAGGCAGCCCATAAATGTGAAGTTTGTGCATGAAATAGAATGTTCCCTGAGGATTTAATCTCTTGCTGATTTTTGccttcagcctttttttttatttggtctGCATCTCGGCTAACACAAGTGATTAGCTGCATTTCATGTTTCTCATagtttttaattgtattttcagGTGAAAGGAAGCCTTGTCCATTGTGTCCTGAGGAGAAATTCAAAGCTTGCTATAGCCACAAACTCCATCGTCACTTGCAGAATTTGCACTGGAAGGTTTCTGTGGAATTTGAAGGTAATGGCAATTGGGTTTGAATAGTAAATACTAGAAGAAATTGTGGGTATGTTTTGTGTTTCATCTTTCAAAATTCCTCTTGGCTTAAGCATTTTGTTACCAGCTCTGAATTAGAGCCATATTTTGACAGAATGAGTTTTGAGGTGGGATGTAAAACGTAAATGTGAAATaactcttttcttctccagccaAAATGGTTACAAttgtgcatttttctctttagaaaaacACCAATAACTGATTGGCAGTTGAAAATTAccatggaaattaaaatatgtgtGTGATGAAAACTACTTCAATAAAAGTTTTAGTTACACATTAATAATAATCAGACACACATGGGTGGTCAGTTTTGGTGGATTATAAAGATTCCATGGGTTCTGATAAACACTTGAAATCTTTATGTAGTTTCAGTATTTAGCAGCTTTAactgttttttaataaactctGTGATCTGCTTGTAAGATGCATTAAAATCTCTGCAAGAagtttaggaaagaaaataaagtgagcagtgtatgtttttttaaaatgtagatgtGTGGGTTTGTGGGAAAAATGAGCAAGATAAAGTTGAAGAGAGAGCAgtgtatgttttttaaaaatgtagatgTGTGGGTTTGTGGGAAAAATGAGCAAGATAAAGTTGAACTATAAATCTTCCAACTGGAGTATCAGGTAtctcattttggttttctttaacTGTGGAACATATGTTTATAGGAGTCTTCACACAAGTGTGTTAGCCAGGTAGCAATGTTTTTGTGAAAGACTCAAGGTACTTGGGACAGGTACTTTTTGAACTGGAGACTTGGTGTGGCTTTGTAAGATGCCCAGAgacttattttaataaattttaaattgtttgcattttaaagtttaaaatatgtaattgGCTGATAAATTTCCCTGTGCAGGGAATGAATGTACCAGATAATTGGTGATGTTCTCTTGTTGCTGTCTTGTGAAATCTGAAGCAAGAGCATGTGGTGCAGGCCACAGACATGCTGTTCATGTACTGTTCTGGGATGGCATTTATTTTCCAGGGTACAGAATGTGCATCTGTCACTTATCCTGTCGGCCAGTAAAACCCAACCTTGTTGGAGACCAGGTAAAAATGCTGAATCAAATTCTTGTTACTGTCCAAAGTGGGGGAAGTAGGTGACTGAAGGGAACTTCTGAGATCTATTTAGTTGCCAAACACATCTTCCTCCTCTGTGTGTGATGCCAAAAGCTTTTTGGTCCAGTGATAGAACCCTGGTGTAACTGCATGTGGTGGTACCCCTCTCATTGTGGGTGGAGCTGCCTAGATCAGCTCTGGCTGTAGACTACAGATATTTTGAGTGGTCTAGAGGTAACAGACAGATGACTTCTCACATGCCTGTGTTCAGTTCTACTTCCCCCATGTTTTATGCATTCTGAAACTACATAAAAGACTCTTTTACAGACATTGTCAAAGATGGGAGCTCATTACCACTGTATCATCTGCTCAGCGACTATAGTACGGAGAACTGACATGATAGGTCACATTAATCGTCATGTGAATAAAGGGGAGACTGAGTCAAGGTTTATCACAGGTGAGCTCTGGCTGACATGAAACATTCAGTCTTTTCTGTCATATACCATGTGCACTAACTGTGATAAAGGGTGgcagacacaggaaaaatacagaaacagttAGCCTTTCTAATGAAAAATCTGCCCTTAATATTTCAGAACTTTTGTTTGATCAGAAGTGTAGTAGAGTTGTGATTTAATCTTGCATTGAGCAGTTCCTGTGTTGTTACTGAGATAACTAGTCTTCCCCTCATCCTTAATGTTGTAAGTACCAGCTTGTGTGTCTCCAAAAGAGTGAGGGACATGgcatccacagaaaaaaaagtctggagTAAATCTTTCTGCAAATCCTTTGCTTTTTATCTAGACTGCATCAGCCTGTGTTCCCAAAACAAGGTGATGTTTTTTAGTCCCAGAGAGTCATGACAGAGGTATCAGTAGTTCTTCAGTAAATTACAATCCTACCTAACTTTGTCCAGAATGAGACTTTGGTTTCTAAACTTGCATAAACTacattgaaaacattttaaataattggGATGCAAGTAATTTAATGCCTGAGCGTCAGTTTGCATGTCTGAAAAATGATAGTAGTGCCATATTCCATATCTTTATAGATTTTGTGCTGTGAAATACATTGATTACTCTGTGCTTCCCTTGAGAGCTGTGAGTAAAGAATGGCCCATTTagcattttttaacaaaatgcaTAAGGTGGTTTTTCCTCACGGGGGAGGAGAAATCCCAAGTTTTTGTGATATGTAGGCAGTTGGCAGCTCTTGGGGCCCCTGAAGGTGGAGCAGATAGACCATGTGTGTGTTTGAGAGGCAGGGTGACCACTGGAAGGTATCCAGTTGATACAAAGTTTTCCTAATTGTTCCTAGGTACTTTTTAGCAGGGTGAGCACTGGAAGGTATCCAGTTGATACAAATTTTTCCTAATTGTTCCTAGGTACATTTTAGATTGGGGATGAATTGCTCAGAGGAATGGCAGGGTGACCACTGGAAGGTATCCAGTTGATACAAAGTTTTCCTAATTGTTCCTAGGTACTTTTTAGATTGGGGATGAATTGCTCAGAGGAATGGCAGCCTGTGTTTACAGCTGTCAGATCTGAAAGTTTGTTTTGCCACAGACTGTTTACACAGAGCTCTGGTGCTGGAATTGTCCATGTTCTTGTGCTGTTTATGCACATTTCATGGGGCTGTTCAATAACTTAAAACACATAAAggattttcagggatttttgcAGTTCATTGAGACACCTTCAGGACTATGTTAACAGACTTTTAATTAATTAGCAATATATTATGTTTAAACATGCAAAACAAATGTGCTAAGCCTCAGGCTCAGAGGCTGGCTTTCTTAAGCTGGAGTGGATACATAAGAGCCCAACTGAGGAACAAATCTGACGTTTTATGAGAAAAAACTTGTGGTAGAGCATGATCCTTATTTGCCACTTTTGAGATTAGAAGATGAATTGTTGCCTGCTTCCTCCCCATCTTTGGAAACTGGTCTGTGTGCTGGTTGGATTGCAGCATAACCCACACTTCATGTTTTATGGAAGCAGTTTTTCAGTGTAATTTACCAACTGTTTTAATATTAATTCCAGTTGTCACTGattctttccttctgcctgaATTACTTGTTTCAGCTCGTGCTCCCAAGTCGTCCTACGAAGTGGTGAAAGAGTCAGCCACAGATGTGCAGGTTCTTCCCAACCACTCCACGCCCCAGAAAACAGATTCCTATTTTAATCCTAAAATGAAACTCAACAGGTGAGAGAGCAGGGAGTAGGAGGATGCATCAGAAGGGTGGGGAGTTTGTAgtgaaaaatgaatgttttgaaaaggaaaacttctgttCAGAGGGTAGGAGAAAGGAGTTTCTCGTTAGAAAACTTCTTGACAAATAATATTTACACCCAAGAACATTATATGTGAAATAGTGTCATTTCTGAAGTAATTAAGTACTATCCTGTAATTATTAAATCTTACCTTAAAAATACTCAGCTGTAGAATTCAACTTTTCAGCATAACTGGGTTTTTTGATTGACAGTTCTTCCCTGTAAAAGGTGGAGTTCAGCTTAAACATTCCACTATTCCACAAAGTAATAGGTTAAAGGGAAATAGATAAggaaaaggaagtaaaaatgtTCTCTCAGCATACAGCTGGCTGTTTTTTATCTTGCAGGCAGTTGATATTCTGTGCACTGGCCGTGTTTGCTGGGGAGCGCAAACCCATTGAATGTTTGGATGCTTTTGGTGCCACTGGTAAAGTccatttctttaatattttgcttaatATCCAATaggaggaaacagcagaaattcaTAACTGACATCACATACTCAAAAATAGTGTGAAGtacacaataatttttttaggtAGGGAGTCATGAGTTCCCATACAAAAAGACAGCTGTCAAAAGCTGTATTAAGGCTTTTTAAAGGGCTGTAAATAATACTGAAGTCCAGTGGTCTACTTAAAATCAGTTGTCCTAATGTccttaaattctgtttttcctcaggTATCATGGGATTGCAGTGGGCAAAGCACCTCAGAAGTTCTGTGAAAGTTACAATTAATGATTGTAATGAAAATTCTGTGGCAATGATTAAGGAAAATTGTCACTTAAACAAAATGAAGGTGAAACTGAACATTAAGGAAGAAGATGATGATGAAACTGtgggaaatggagaagaaaatagTGACACCATTGAGGTGACAAAAATGGATGCCAATGTTGTCATGCATTTGAGATCATTTGATTTTATGTAAGTGTTgaatttttctgtcagttttgttgtttggtaATGATACACCCCATTTCCCAGTATGTGATTATTTCAAAAAGTTGGAATGATAAAAGCATCAACCAACAGTCActtgaaatgtaattttgttgCATAAATGGTGTGGGGACAGAACTTTAATCTTAAATGTTTTAGAAAGTGCTGGAAAAGTTTTAGTCTTTCTAATGATTACAATGGattataaatatacataaaacTTTTAACCCAGGCTGGGTTATTTTTATAACTTCATTGTTTGTTGAAGGGAAATAGCAaatatgttttgggtttttttttaaacttcttttagtttaaaatgctgtttgttgCATCTCTTGTTTTTATCTATTTTGCAGCATATTAACTTTGAATTAAAGCAGGCTGATTCTTCCAGGTTGAGTATATAGATGCATACATTCAAACCCTATACAGATATCAGAATAattgatgggatttttttgtgttattaatgaCTAATTTCCAGATCTAAGCAGTGCTGGAAATTTTAGTCCTGTTCCTTCTTCCTGTTTCAAATGTGATCATAGGTGAAGGttataaaacagtattttcctcAGTGTAAAGCCAGACTCTGGAGCATTTATAGACACTCATTGGTACATCCTTCCTTTTCAGCCATTTGGACCCCTTTGGAACTTCTGTGAATTACCTGGACTCTGCCTTTAGAAATGTGAGAAACCTTGGGATTGTGTCACTGACATCCACAGACATCAGCTCCCTCTATGCCAAGGCTCAGCACGTGGCCCAGCGTCACTATGGCTGCAATATTGTCAGAACAGAGTACTACAaggagctggcagccaggacTGTAATTGCTGCTGTCACAAGGTATTGCTGGAACATTTCCAATTAGGTTAAAAATTATTAGGTAATTATTAGAAGTAGAGACTGGGCAAGGTGAAAATGCATCAGTAGGGTAGGGGGGTGGGatagtagaaaaaaaaacacctagACTTGCAAACTCTTCTATTTCTTTATCAATTTTGCCATTTTAGAGCTCCATAGGACTTCctaaatacaaaataaactGCATGAATGGCTTCTAGCTAAGCATCTAGTTACACTTGCTTCAGTGGAACCTGATGTTCACTGCAGATTGTCATACTTGAGGTTCAAAAGATGGATGTGATTACTGACTTTTGAAATCAGTTATGTGCATGTAGATACTCTCAGTCcattaaataaatgaagacCTAAAACCTAATTGGAGAGAAAAGGTACAGGCAAGAGGATGGGACAGCTGCTTTGGAAAGATAAGGAGGAAATGAAATCACTAGAGGTTTTGAGAATGCCAGAGCACAAATGCTGACCTGAACACGTTTAggtttccctttcttctccctgcaCGTGTGATGATGCAGGTGGCAGCTATTTCTAGCTATgataaaaagaagtaaaattgGATTTGCTTGGCCTGCCAGAAGGACATGAGATGAGGCACTTCAGAATGAACACTTCCTCCTGATCTCTCAAATCTTCAGTACCTCTCTCTAGGAAGTGGATGAGCTCAAGAACCCCACAGCAGGTTCAGGTGTCCATGGCAGTGTTTGCCTGCTGAATTCAGTACAGTtaggtttgtgtgtgtgtttctccccagagctgcagctcgCTGTAACAAAGGCATtgaagtgctgctggcagtggctcTGGAACACTTTGTTCTGGTGGTGGTCAGAGTTCTGCGGGGCCCAACCCCTGCGGATGATTCAGCAAGGAAGGTCCGGTACCTCATCCACTGCCAGTGGTGTGAAGAGAGGGTTTTTCAGAAAGAGGGCAATATGATGGAAGGtaaatggcttttcttttgcactttgtctctctgttctgtgccttgTTTATATTTACATCCCATTAGTAGCAATTCCCTTTTATGTAACAGTGAGTGGTATGTGTGAGGTGGAAATGGCCATGAGTGTCCTTCATGGCCATGGGCTGGATCAGTTGTCGGCATGGATTTTCCTGTAAATGGACTGGATTTGTGGCACAAATTGCTCAGGTTgtagctgccccatccctggaggtgtccaaggctgggttggacagggcttggagcagcctgggatagtggaagatgtccctgcccatggcaggggtggcactggatgggctttaaggtctcttccagtccaaaccattctgagatttGTTTCTACACAGAACATCCTCCCAGCCTGCTAGAGCTGCCAGGATGCCTGGTATGTCCATGGATCTGCCACTTCAGGAAAAGCCCTAGGTGTGGGGTAGCCTTTGATATTATTGGGTTcctccagacagcagcagctggataGCTTTTGGTGTCAGAttccttttctgctgcatttcagttcCTTACAATGCAGTGGACTGAGCAGTCTTATTATCCCCTGCTGTTGATAATGAGCTGTCCACAGACAGGTTAGCAGAGGCAGGAGACAAAAATTGCACTCCTGGAGATGCTGGCTTGAATGAATATAAACCCTTAAACTTTGTTTCCAAGTTAGAGGCTCTTGGATAGCTTGCTGTTAACTCATGGTGTCTTTGCCCTGCTCAGAGTCAGATGTACGAGCATGCAATGAGCCTGGTATTAAAAAGTCCTTAAAAAATTAGATAAAAGTTTTAAGGATGGGGATGCATAGCTGAGTACAGTGTTATGGTAGAGATCTTAATTTGTAAATTAATTGTTTGCTTAATGCCTTAGTTGCACAGGGCTTACTAGACTTGTAGGTTGACTGTCTTTTGCAGGTGATTAGCTGATGTTTATGATGTTTTAGTTGGCACTTACTGTTAATCTGCACAGTTGTTTATGTAATGGTAGGAAGGCAGATATTTTCCTTGTTACTGGAAAGAAACATAGGAAAGTtatgttgctttttattttcttcagggTTTTAACACTGCTTACAGATCAAGTCATCCATCAGTAAATCTCActattattataaataaactCACTgttattataaataaatgagCTGCttggcagaaattaaaatagtgTCACACTTGTGCTGTTGCCCTTCCAAATTCCTCACTGAAGTGAGCTCCCACTGCATCTTTCTGTCTGTGCAGTAACACAGGCATGGCTGGCTatttgcaaacattttaaatgctgtttttctgctgcagaaaacccttaccagcagctgccctgtgaCTGCCATGGCAGCATGCCTGGAAAGACAGCAGTGCTTCTTGGTCCTCTCTGGTAAGTTCACATCACAGGACACATTTGGAGCGTCACTGTGGCTCCAGGAGCTCTGAAGCTCAGCTGTTCGTACCataacaatttttattttagtgctaCAAAAGGAGATACAGCAATCAGGAGGAGCTTAGGAAACAGAGTGTGGATTTGAATTTAGTGGGGtattcagttttcctttcatCCAAAccaattaataaataataacacCTTTCAAATTTCACGTTTAGTGCACTTATGGAATATGTCCTGCACAGGAGAACCTGCATCTATGTTCCTCTAATTGCCAAATATTAAGTAACTCTTGTTATTCTATACTTGGGGAGAATGTATTGAATAAATCATTACATGTGCTGATGGTGATAAATACTACATTGCCTGTTAATATTTGTAGAAACAAGAATAAGTATTTTTAAGTCTTTCAGCCATTTCAAATCAGTATTAAAAATGGTTGGCAATTGACAGTACCTTTCTTGTGGGGGTTGAATGACTTTATCAATATCATagggcagaaataaaattactgttcttgagatcttgattttttttttttttaacaagacCAATGTGCTATTGCAGAAAAATCAGTTCAGTGTAACATAATTGCTAATCAATTTGGGCAAGAGAATTTTGGAGCAGCTTCCATTAAGAAGCCTTAACTTTAACAAGACCAGTGTTGCTATCATTGCAGAAAAATCAGTTCAGTGTaacataatgattttttttttttaattaacaagaCCAATGTGCTATTGCAGAAAAATCAGTTCAGTGTAACATAATTGCTAATCAATTTGGGCAAGAGAATTTTGGAGCAGCTTCCATTAAGAAGCCTTAACTTTTGACTTCTCTTGCATTTTGTAGGTCAGGATCTCTCTTTAACACTGGATTCCTCAGGAGGATGCTCCTGGAGGCTGTGAAGTATGGCTTGGATGaagctcagcctctgctgaaGACGTTAGTTTGTGAATCAGAGTGCACAACTCTCAAACATTTTTCTACCCACAGTCCTGGTGATGAGAACAAACAAGGTAAGAGAAGGGGCAGCCTGTTCACAGAGAGGACTGGCTTTGTGGTGATGTTTAGAGATGTTTAACTGTGCTAAGTTACTTAACAGCAGTGTATCCATAGAGTTGAATGCATTATCAAATAATTGCATTATTTCCTTCTGTGCAATTAAAGCATTTTGCCACTTTACAGTAGAATTAATTTTGCCTTCTAATTGTATTCTAGAAGAGTGTGGCGTCTATATTAGAACACCAAATACTTCTGCAGAATCCTACTTGGTACATGGTAAGTGGAGCATTTTGGTATAgctttttttacatttaatggAGTCCTGTACTCTGGAGTTTTTTCCCACCTagtacagattttattttatctttatcCAGAATCATATATATTGGTAAGAGCAGAATGCCAAATACTCTATGGAGGCCACTTTAATTTCCTTGTTACAACTGGCCTGTTGATTAAATTCAGGCCAGATTTTACCTCTGCAAACACTGGCTTACAAAAAGCAGGCACGCAGCTGAAGTtgctgtgtggttttgttttctgtgcccTGTCTGAGGCTTTGCTGGCGTTTCTGGGGTGCCTGTGAGTGCTGAGGGCTTTTGttgtgctgcagggaagaggaaaagcgAGGAGGTGCTGCGTGGCACAGCGAAGCGGCAGCGGGCCGAGCACAGCGCCGAGCACCCCCCGTTCTACTACAACATCCACCGGCACAGCATCAAGGGCATGAACATGCCAAAGTAAGTGTGGGCTCTGACACCGGCACACAGCTTGTTCTGAGTCAGCCCTGTCAGCCCCAGGTCCGTTCTGAGTGCTGGGGGTTGGTTTTGCTGCGTttctccccaggctgaacaagtTCCTGAGCTACCTGTCAGAGGCTGGATACCGCGTGAGCCGAACCCATTTCGACCCCATGGGCGTCCGCACCAGCGCGCCCCTGGCGCAGTTCAAGGCTATTCTCATGAAGTACAGCACTCCCACCTATGTGGGGGCACAGGCAGAAGGCCCTGTGCACCTCCCTGGGGAGACCCAGGTGGGAGAAgagcttccagctgctgcagcaatcAAGGTAGAGGAGGCTGAGTTAGCGGAAGATGATATGTCTGGAGTCTTCACCTCCATGTTCACACAACCCTACCCCACTCACTGTGCTGATTAATGCAGATGGTTTGTTCATCAGGATGTTACAGACTTCTAGCACACCCTGTTCCAGTAAGCCACTCCTTCCTCCCGAACTGGAGTTTGACCATTTTGAGCTGCCTGTTGTACTTTGAAGGGACAGTTTAGACTTAGGTAGCAGAACTTAGCCCTCATCCCGGCATGGCTGTGGTCACAAAACCAGCACTGTGGGAAGGCTGTGGAGTTACCTGCTGTTACATTCACCTCCTTTTCACATTGAGGCATGGAGGCTCCTTCCCAGTCTGTCCAAGCCTTACTGCCAGCACAGTGTCCTGGAAGGGGGGACCAGGCCAAAAGTGTTCAGCATTTTGGAATAAAAGATTACTGTGAAATAGCCTATTCCTAAAATGCATCATTCCTAGAACCTGGCCAGCTATGATCCAGAGAGAGGGCATGTTAAGGTaagaaaacagcacaggatAAAATACTCTCTGAGTTAAAGCCAGGCAGTCCTGCCTGGGTGCAGCTGTAGCTCCAGGTTGCACGTTACTCTGCATTCAGGTGTGTTTCCAGGGTTCTgcctccaggcaggagctgatccCAGGAGAACGGAAGGAGCGGTGACACGGCTGCTACCGAATTTCCATTTGTTACTGAACCGTAGTGAATTGTGTAGTCACTCTAGGTAGTTGTCTGCTCAGAGCTTACAGTGGTtgtgtgctgcagaaagggacAAGGGACTACAGTGGGTGTTCAGGTGAAGTTTTGTGGTGACTTGTCAAAATAATAGTAACTCTGAGCTAAGATCTCTTCTATGAACGAGCAAAGCTGCCAGGTGTTGGCAGTTCTGGTTTCCTTAAATACATGGCAGCATTCCAGCCAAACGAGCTTGCCtttgtcctttctttcctccacACTTGGTTCTGGTATCTCTGTGTATTTCACTTGAACAGGTGTCACAGTGGTGGCTGTTCCTCAAAGGTTTCATGTTCAGCCTTAGCCCCACAGTTAAGTTTATTTAAGAGCAGACTATAAAAGGTTGTTATCCATACCCATCTCTGAAACTTTACAATAGAAATAACGTGACTAATACACTCCTGGTGATGCAAAACATCCTATGCTCCTGTCAGGCCGGAAGTTGCTGCCTCTTCCACTCTTTTCAATTCCAGATTGATTTGGTGGAGAGTTACTCTCTTCTCTAATTTCAAAAATGTAGTGCTTTACAGTTCTTTTCCAAAGATCACCTGGGAGCACATTGGAAAGCTAAATGGAAGAAGGGAATTTCATGTTCCCTagtggcatttttttttgtttttaagtggATAGAGAGTTGGCAGATGTTGCTTGCAGGTAACATACTTCAGTGTTAGTAGG comes from Ficedula albicollis isolate OC2 chromosome 8, FicAlb1.5, whole genome shotgun sequence and encodes:
- the TRMT1L gene encoding TRMT1-like protein, whose product is MCICHLSCRPVKPNLVGDQTLSKMGAHYHCIICSATIVRRTDMIGHINRHVNKGETESRFITARAPKSSYEVVKESATDVQVLPNHSTPQKTDSYFNPKMKLNRQLIFCALAVFAGERKPIECLDAFGATGIMGLQWAKHLRSSVKVTINDCNENSVAMIKENCHLNKMKVKLNIKEEDDDETVGNGEENSDTIEVTKMDANVVMHLRSFDFIHLDPFGTSVNYLDSAFRNVRNLGIVSLTSTDISSLYAKAQHVAQRHYGCNIVRTEYYKELAARTVIAAVTRAAARCNKGIEVLLAVALEHFVLVVVRVLRGPTPADDSARKVRYLIHCQWCEERVFQKEGNMMEENPYQQLPCDCHGSMPGKTAVLLGPLWSGSLFNTGFLRRMLLEAVKYGLDEAQPLLKTLVCESECTTLKHFSTHSPGDENKQEECGVYIRTPNTSAESYLVHGKRKSEEVLRGTAKRQRAEHSAEHPPFYYNIHRHSIKGMNMPKLNKFLSYLSEAGYRVSRTHFDPMGVRTSAPLAQFKAILMKYSTPTYVGAQAEGPVHLPGETQVGEELPAAAAIKVEEAELAEDDMSGVFTSMFTQPYPTHCAD